A region of Vibrio tubiashii ATCC 19109 DNA encodes the following proteins:
- the add gene encoding adenosine deaminase, protein MNYFDLPKIDLHCHLDGSLRPQTVLDLAAENNIELPSQNAEEIKTMMIAPETCPNLQEYLDRFALPIKVMQTADSIERISFELFEDAAKENVKYLEVRFGPQLHTQQGLTYAEIIESAVKGMKRAEAQYDIKGNYILSLVKLLPIDSVNDIIDAGAPLLGKGVAAFDLAGAELDNFAHEYVEYTQYARDKGYRITIHAGEQGCGQNVYDAIELLGAERIGHGVAIKDHAEAYKRVKEDVVGLEACPSSNVQTKAIPELKQHPLKEFHNDGLAVTINTDNRTVSNTTMTDEVQKVMEQFELTAEDYKQIYTASVEQSFASDEVKKHLMQYA, encoded by the coding sequence ATGAACTACTTTGATCTCCCTAAAATCGATCTTCATTGTCACCTAGATGGCAGCCTTCGCCCGCAAACTGTGCTTGATTTAGCCGCTGAAAATAACATTGAGCTGCCTAGCCAGAATGCCGAAGAGATCAAAACAATGATGATTGCGCCGGAAACTTGTCCTAACCTGCAAGAATACTTAGACCGTTTTGCACTGCCAATTAAAGTGATGCAAACCGCAGACAGCATTGAACGTATTTCTTTCGAGCTGTTCGAAGATGCTGCAAAAGAGAACGTGAAGTACCTTGAAGTACGTTTTGGTCCTCAGCTGCATACCCAACAAGGGCTGACTTACGCAGAAATCATTGAGAGTGCGGTCAAAGGCATGAAACGTGCTGAAGCGCAGTACGATATTAAAGGTAACTACATTCTGTCATTGGTGAAACTACTACCCATCGATTCAGTTAACGACATTATTGACGCCGGCGCTCCTTTGTTAGGTAAAGGCGTTGCTGCGTTTGACTTAGCGGGTGCTGAGCTAGACAACTTTGCTCATGAATATGTTGAGTACACACAGTATGCGCGTGATAAAGGCTACCGCATCACCATTCACGCGGGTGAGCAAGGCTGTGGTCAAAACGTTTATGATGCCATCGAGCTGCTAGGTGCAGAGCGTATTGGTCACGGTGTAGCAATCAAAGATCATGCAGAGGCTTACAAACGCGTTAAAGAAGATGTGGTTGGCCTTGAAGCTTGTCCAAGCAGTAATGTTCAAACCAAAGCGATTCCAGAGCTTAAGCAGCATCCACTGAAAGAGTTCCACAACGACGGTCTAGCAGTCACGATTAACACAGACAATCGCACTGTATCAAACACGACGATGACCGATGAAGTGCAAAAGGTGATGGAGCAGTTTGAACTTACCGCTGAAGATTACAAACAGATCTATACAGCGAGTGT
- a CDS encoding Crp/Fnr family transcriptional regulator codes for MDKNKILSDGLNKIRQLVKREQYKTLHVSKGDFIIRQHSEVNEVYWTEAAQFSVLHTAENGKTLSLGDYYLEDNFFGEMEFFSDKPSPFSVIATQDAQLTVIPKERFAEFLLEDAQVAFWMSHRMSNIYLNTMHIAMERSLYPLKFNIIKDMISRYTSGTHTRGHSYMYQEAQRFGCTERAYTRIIHELIKEGLVKKGVDSSEIVPVDIDKLTDYLGQYYQ; via the coding sequence ATGGATAAGAATAAGATTTTAAGTGACGGGTTGAATAAGATCCGCCAACTAGTGAAACGTGAACAGTACAAAACCTTGCACGTCAGCAAAGGCGATTTCATCATTCGCCAACATAGCGAAGTCAATGAAGTGTATTGGACAGAAGCGGCGCAGTTTTCAGTGCTGCACACCGCAGAGAATGGGAAAACTCTCAGCTTAGGGGACTACTATCTGGAAGATAACTTCTTTGGTGAGATGGAGTTCTTCTCTGATAAGCCCAGCCCATTTAGTGTCATTGCAACACAAGATGCTCAGCTGACCGTGATCCCAAAAGAGCGCTTTGCTGAGTTCCTGCTTGAAGATGCACAGGTGGCCTTTTGGATGAGCCACCGCATGTCGAACATCTACCTAAATACCATGCATATTGCGATGGAACGTTCTCTCTATCCGCTAAAGTTCAATATCATCAAGGATATGATCAGTCGATATACCTCTGGTACTCACACTAGGGGACACAGTTATATGTACCAAGAAGCACAAAGGTTCGGCTGCACGGAAAGAGCCTATACACGCATTATCCACGAACTGATTAAGGAAGGATTGGTCAAGAAAGGCGTAGATAGCTCTGAGATAGTGCCCGTTGATATC